A single Desulfovibrio piger DNA region contains:
- a CDS encoding L-lactate permease has product MSIGLLAFLAFIPILIALILMAGLRWPSTRAMPIAWLAGVVLACAFWGQDPLRLVALSIEGTITAVGVLIIVFGALLIYYTLQYSGAMETIQAGMKKISPDKRLQAIIIGFMFAAFIEGAAGFGTPAALAAPLLLGLGFPPLCAAVICLAFNSVPVTFGAVGTPVLQGFKSIEAVAMQAMNFSDPAMAYKTIGEYVTLMHFPMGIILPIFMLGFMTRFFGKNKSWMEGFRAWKYCLMASACFLVPYLILAWLVGPELPSMVGGLLGLGALVWLTQKGFCVPTDGVWDFDHKDAWDAEWTGSIEASSATEYKEHMSQTMAWLPYVLCGLLLVLTRVPAFHLKPIVTDPMFSVGWANILGYEGVTSKIALLNLPGTIPFILVSIITIGLHKMNGEKIRQAWGTALEKMTAPTIALVAAVALVSILRGSGVNTAGPDGAALPSMPMAMALFASDVAGSAWPMLAAFVGGLGAFITGSCTVSDMLFANFQWDMGGLLDYPALGKYIIVAAQGVGGAAGNMICIHNIVAVCAVLGMIGKEGIILRRTIWPFVLYCLVAGTVCFYLIGRVL; this is encoded by the coding sequence ATGTCCATCGGTCTTCTGGCATTTCTTGCCTTCATCCCGATCCTGATTGCCCTGATCCTCATGGCCGGCCTGCGCTGGCCCTCCACCCGGGCCATGCCCATCGCCTGGCTCGCCGGTGTGGTGCTGGCCTGTGCCTTCTGGGGTCAGGATCCGCTGCGCCTGGTGGCCCTTTCCATCGAAGGCACCATCACGGCTGTGGGCGTGCTGATCATCGTGTTCGGCGCGCTGCTGATCTACTATACCCTGCAGTACAGCGGCGCCATGGAGACCATCCAGGCCGGCATGAAGAAGATCAGCCCCGACAAACGCCTGCAGGCCATCATCATCGGCTTCATGTTCGCCGCCTTCATCGAAGGCGCCGCCGGCTTCGGCACGCCTGCCGCCCTGGCGGCGCCCCTGCTGCTGGGCCTTGGCTTCCCGCCCCTGTGTGCGGCCGTCATCTGCCTGGCCTTCAACAGCGTGCCCGTGACCTTCGGCGCTGTGGGCACCCCCGTGCTGCAGGGCTTCAAATCCATTGAAGCCGTGGCCATGCAGGCCATGAACTTTTCCGACCCTGCCATGGCCTACAAGACCATCGGCGAATATGTCACCCTCATGCATTTCCCCATGGGCATCATCCTGCCCATCTTCATGCTGGGCTTCATGACCCGCTTCTTCGGCAAGAACAAGTCCTGGATGGAAGGCTTCCGCGCGTGGAAGTACTGCCTCATGGCGTCTGCCTGCTTCCTGGTGCCGTACCTGATCCTGGCCTGGCTGGTGGGCCCCGAACTGCCTTCCATGGTCGGCGGCCTGCTGGGCCTCGGCGCCCTGGTCTGGCTGACGCAGAAGGGTTTCTGCGTGCCGACCGACGGCGTGTGGGACTTCGACCACAAGGATGCCTGGGATGCTGAATGGACCGGCTCCATCGAAGCCAGCTCCGCCACCGAGTACAAGGAACACATGAGCCAGACCATGGCCTGGCTGCCCTATGTGCTGTGCGGCCTGCTGCTGGTGCTGACCCGCGTGCCCGCCTTCCACCTGAAGCCCATCGTCACCGATCCCATGTTCAGTGTGGGCTGGGCCAACATCCTGGGCTACGAGGGCGTGACCTCCAAGATCGCCCTGCTCAACCTGCCCGGCACCATCCCCTTCATCCTGGTGTCCATCATCACCATCGGCCTGCACAAGATGAACGGTGAAAAGATCCGCCAGGCTTGGGGCACCGCTCTGGAAAAGATGACGGCCCCCACCATCGCCCTGGTGGCCGCCGTGGCCCTGGTGTCCATCCTGCGCGGCTCCGGCGTCAACACCGCCGGCCCCGACGGTGCCGCCCTGCCGTCCATGCCCATGGCCATGGCGCTGTTCGCCTCTGACGTGGCCGGCTCCGCCTGGCCCATGCTGGCCGCTTTCGTGGGTGGCCTGGGCGCCTTCATCACCGGCTCCTGCACCGTGTCCGACATGCTCTTCGCCAACTTCCAGTGGGATATGGGCGGTCTGCTGGACTATCCCGCTCTCGGCAAGTACATCATCGTGGCTGCCCAGGGCGTGGGCGGTGCCGCCGGCAACATGATCTGCATCCACAACATCGTGGCCGTGTGCGCCGTGCTGGGCATGATCGGCAAGGAAGGCATCATCCTGCGCCGCACCATCTGGCCCTTCGTCCTCTACTGCCTGGTGGCCGGCACGGTGTGCTTCTATCTTATTGGCCGTGTCCTGTAG
- a CDS encoding alpha/beta hydrolase family protein, with the protein MPVRSAIIMALLCLSCLTAVPALAENGYNPGFRTLGFWQQESGIRVDVNVWYPSVRAPRSLSYAPWTIRGARNGKPVPGRFPLILLSHPSSGTRFSFHDTAAALAARGFVVAAPTHPRDCMANMDHLFLWEQLKNRALELSATMDLLLADKDIGPSIDPKRIGVLGYGSGATAALLLGGALPDCSGWMDYCRKAPLDDAYCYEQPRARMDSMCTHFPLDPRSLTDPRVKAIAAVGPVFGMLFSSQGLAGLHPHLLLVSLEHDDLSIPSLHADALYERMGRKPAHLFLDKADMSLLMAPCPPSLANELPEMCHDELDPLRQQLFSTLTRRLAAFFLEWLGTQEATEGFFSLGTGE; encoded by the coding sequence ATGCCTGTCCGTTCCGCCATCATCATGGCCCTGCTCTGCCTGTCCTGCCTCACCGCCGTCCCGGCCCTGGCCGAGAACGGTTACAATCCCGGATTCCGTACCCTGGGGTTCTGGCAGCAGGAAAGCGGCATCCGCGTGGACGTCAATGTCTGGTATCCGTCCGTGCGCGCACCGCGTTCCCTGTCCTACGCGCCCTGGACCATCCGCGGTGCCCGCAACGGCAAGCCCGTGCCCGGGCGCTTTCCCCTGATCCTGCTCTCCCATCCCTCATCGGGGACGCGCTTTTCCTTCCACGATACGGCGGCGGCCCTGGCGGCACGGGGGTTCGTGGTGGCCGCGCCCACCCATCCCCGTGACTGCATGGCGAACATGGATCATCTTTTCCTTTGGGAGCAGCTCAAGAACAGGGCCCTGGAACTGTCGGCCACCATGGACCTGCTGCTGGCCGACAAGGACATCGGTCCCAGCATCGACCCCAAGCGCATCGGCGTCCTGGGCTACGGCAGCGGCGCCACGGCGGCCCTGCTGCTGGGCGGCGCCCTGCCCGACTGCTCCGGCTGGATGGACTACTGCCGCAAGGCGCCCCTGGACGATGCCTATTGCTATGAGCAGCCGCGGGCCCGTATGGACAGCATGTGCACCCATTTCCCGCTGGACCCGCGCAGCCTGACCGATCCCCGCGTCAAGGCCATCGCCGCCGTGGGCCCCGTCTTCGGCATGCTGTTCAGCAGCCAGGGGCTGGCCGGCCTGCACCCCCACCTGCTGCTGGTGAGCCTTGAGCATGACGACCTGAGCATCCCCTCGCTGCATGCCGATGCCCTGTATGAACGCATGGGCAGGAAGCCCGCCCACCTGTTTCTGGACAAGGCCGACATGTCGCTGCTCATGGCCCCCTGTCCGCCCAGCCTGGCCAATGAACTGCCCGAGATGTGCCATGACGAGCTGGATCCCCTGCGCCAGCAGCTGTTCAGCACACTGACCCGCAGGCTGGCCGCCTTTTTTCTGGAATGGCTCGGGACCCAGGAGGCCACGGAGGGCTTCTTCTCCCTCGGCACCGGGGAATGA
- a CDS encoding DedA family protein produces the protein MEFLTYLADFILHIDAHLFELVEQYGTWIYAILFIIVFCETGLVVTPFLPGDSLLFASGVVAGTGLMGYGHVLLVLLAAGITGDAVNYFIGRHVGPAIFQRDSRLIKKEHLLKAHHFYEKHGGKAIILARFVPIVRTFAPFVAGIALMCPHRFFLFNITGCVLWVGGLVSAGYFLGNLEWVRQNFGIIVYLIIIISVLPVAIEVLRARLGKKPEQVEELKNPFEKR, from the coding sequence ATGGAATTTTTGACATATCTGGCGGATTTCATCCTGCATATCGATGCCCATCTCTTCGAGCTGGTGGAACAGTACGGGACGTGGATCTATGCCATCCTGTTCATCATCGTCTTTTGCGAGACCGGCCTCGTGGTCACGCCCTTCCTGCCGGGCGATTCCCTGCTCTTCGCCTCCGGCGTCGTGGCCGGTACCGGGCTCATGGGCTACGGCCATGTGCTGCTGGTGCTGCTGGCCGCCGGCATCACGGGCGATGCGGTGAATTATTTCATCGGCCGCCATGTGGGCCCGGCCATCTTCCAGCGCGATTCCCGCCTCATCAAGAAGGAGCATCTGCTCAAGGCGCACCATTTCTATGAGAAGCACGGCGGCAAGGCCATCATCCTGGCCCGCTTCGTGCCCATCGTGCGCACCTTCGCGCCCTTCGTGGCCGGTATCGCCCTCATGTGCCCGCACCGCTTCTTCCTGTTCAACATCACGGGCTGTGTGCTCTGGGTGGGCGGTCTGGTCTCGGCCGGGTACTTTCTGGGCAATCTGGAATGGGTGCGCCAGAACTTCGGCATCATCGTCTACCTGATCATCATCATCTCCGTGCTGCCGGTGGCCATCGAAGTCCTGCGCGCCAGGCTGGGCAAGAAGCCGGAACAGGTGGAAGAGTTGAAGAACCCCTTCGAGAAGAGATAA
- a CDS encoding class I SAM-dependent methyltransferase, translated as MRIIGCEHSGWLRFVDHHETYGPDVIRDFLKSTSFVDTALDLGAGSGRDLGFIHEAFPQAKLYGLEFLPENIEKLKSKNIETHKINIESERLPFADESISLCICNQFLEHTKELFWIFHEITRVLKVGGSLIIGVPNVASLHNRVGLLFGKQPTQAKSCSAHVRCFSKGDILQFLSECFPGGYSLKKFSGSQFYPFPPRASKILSSRFPTLSFSIFFLLVKEKSYQRSFLDYPSKAHLETNFKVSL; from the coding sequence ATGCGTATCATAGGTTGTGAACATTCTGGCTGGCTGCGTTTTGTTGACCACCATGAGACATATGGTCCAGATGTCATCAGAGATTTCTTGAAGTCGACATCATTCGTAGATACAGCACTTGACCTTGGTGCCGGGAGTGGACGTGACCTGGGATTCATACATGAGGCATTTCCTCAGGCAAAACTGTATGGTCTTGAATTTCTTCCTGAAAATATAGAAAAACTTAAGTCAAAGAATATCGAGACTCACAAAATTAATATAGAATCCGAGCGGCTTCCATTTGCTGATGAAAGTATATCTTTATGTATATGTAACCAATTTTTGGAACATACGAAGGAACTATTTTGGATATTTCATGAAATAACGAGGGTTCTTAAGGTTGGTGGGAGCCTCATTATTGGTGTTCCAAATGTTGCTTCTTTACATAACAGAGTTGGATTACTTTTTGGAAAGCAACCTACACAAGCAAAGAGTTGTTCTGCACATGTTCGCTGTTTTTCAAAAGGTGATATATTACAGTTTCTCTCAGAGTGTTTCCCCGGTGGCTATTCGTTGAAAAAGTTTTCTGGAAGCCAATTCTATCCTTTTCCCCCAAGAGCATCCAAGATTCTCTCTTCCCGTTTCCCAACACTTTCTTTTTCGATTTTCTTTTTATTGGTAAAGGAAAAATCTTATCAACGTTCTTTTCTCGACTACCCCTCTAAGGCCCATCTGGAGACGAACTTCAAGGTCTCACTCTAA
- a CDS encoding ATP-binding cassette domain-containing protein: METPSPLVPGSPLVDIEDLSLFLPGDARQKMILHHIDWHLCRGEHHLLLGHNGAGKTTLMRLMHGLLWPAEGRIVWHTSEGEETSPIAGRAVSALVSPDQQENYQRQRWYITGRELLLTAFEDTPLLYTSSSEQRHAQVEDMARRLRALDLLDRMVPEVSQGQLRLLLLGRALVRQPDLLLLDECSDGLDADHSRRFYEVLDGVREHCTVIMSSHRPEQVPDWCRKTRVIHQGRLLAPGSALPPQEGEYEDISLAGAVTPAPEPAAPLLDVRHATVFIDGQEILHDVDWTLRKGEHWRIEGENGSGKSTFLRLLAGDEFVAVGGTLVRHLPHHGGETVLLEEIRKGVRLVSDLSQALYGYSITALELVCTGLENTVGVYRDYSRAEQEQARRVMRELGVGHLAERSIRLLSTGQLRRLFLARALMGEPDILLLDEPCSALDEDSRRQYLDLLDQLAARGISLVFVSHFEGDAPSCINRRARMHQGRLEILE; encoded by the coding sequence ATGGAAACCCCGTCCCCCCTTGTTCCCGGCAGTCCCCTGGTGGACATCGAAGACCTGAGCCTGTTCCTGCCCGGCGATGCCCGGCAGAAAATGATCCTGCACCACATCGACTGGCATCTGTGCCGCGGCGAGCACCATTTGCTGCTGGGCCACAACGGCGCCGGCAAGACCACGCTCATGCGCCTCATGCACGGCCTGCTCTGGCCGGCGGAAGGCCGCATCGTCTGGCATACCAGCGAAGGCGAGGAGACCTCGCCCATCGCGGGCCGTGCCGTCAGTGCCCTGGTCTCGCCCGACCAGCAGGAGAACTACCAGCGCCAGCGCTGGTACATCACCGGCCGGGAACTGCTGCTCACGGCCTTTGAGGATACTCCCCTGCTCTACACCAGCAGCTCCGAGCAGCGCCACGCGCAGGTGGAAGACATGGCCCGGCGCCTGCGCGCCCTGGACCTGCTGGACAGGATGGTGCCGGAAGTCTCGCAGGGGCAGCTCCGCCTGCTCCTGCTGGGCCGGGCCCTGGTCCGGCAGCCCGACCTGCTTCTGCTGGACGAATGCAGCGACGGCCTGGACGCCGACCACAGCCGCCGTTTCTACGAAGTGCTGGACGGCGTGCGCGAACACTGCACGGTCATCATGAGCAGCCACCGCCCCGAACAGGTGCCGGACTGGTGCCGCAAGACGCGCGTCATCCACCAGGGCCGCCTGCTGGCCCCCGGCAGCGCCCTGCCGCCGCAGGAAGGCGAATACGAGGACATCAGCCTGGCCGGCGCCGTGACGCCCGCGCCCGAGCCTGCCGCCCCGCTGCTGGACGTGCGCCACGCCACGGTCTTCATCGACGGGCAGGAGATACTGCACGATGTGGACTGGACGCTGCGCAAGGGCGAACACTGGCGCATCGAGGGCGAGAACGGCTCGGGCAAGTCCACCTTCCTGCGCCTGCTGGCCGGGGACGAGTTCGTGGCCGTTGGCGGCACGCTGGTGCGCCATCTGCCCCATCACGGCGGCGAGACCGTGCTGCTGGAAGAGATCCGCAAGGGCGTGCGTCTGGTCTCCGACCTTTCCCAGGCCCTGTACGGCTACAGCATCACGGCGCTGGAACTGGTCTGCACCGGTCTGGAAAACACCGTGGGCGTCTACCGCGACTACAGCAGGGCCGAACAGGAGCAGGCCCGCCGCGTCATGCGGGAACTGGGCGTAGGCCATCTGGCGGAGCGCTCCATCCGTCTGCTCTCCACCGGCCAGCTGCGCCGCCTGTTCCTGGCCCGCGCCCTCATGGGCGAACCGGACATCCTGCTGCTGGACGAACCCTGCTCCGCCCTGGACGAAGACTCCCGCCGCCAGTATCTGGACCTGCTGGACCAGCTGGCCGCCCGCGGCATCTCGCTGGTCTTCGTCTCCCATTTCGAGGGCGATGCGCCCTCCTGCATCAACCGCCGGGCGCGCATGCATCAAGGCCGTCTGGAGATATTGGAGTAA
- a CDS encoding histidinol-phosphatase yields MITADLHSHTRYSHGASTPQEMYAAACTAGLKLLGFTEHSPRPLGFDYTNEYREQLSRFMPTYAREVCELRDNAAPDACQVLFGMEMDWLEGQADFARQACTAYDFDYLLGSVHFIGHWGFDDRASDWDILSQEECERNYVRYFQSWREMIASGMFQIAAHPDLIKIFSVDRFHIWLNKPGSLDIIRTALTELRDAGMAMEISSAGLRKPCREIYPCAPIMQLAAELRVPVTFASDAHITTDVAFAFPRLESYARAFGFTRSVWYRQGRQHVLPL; encoded by the coding sequence ATGATCACCGCCGACCTCCACAGCCATACCCGTTATTCCCACGGCGCCAGCACGCCCCAAGAGATGTACGCCGCCGCCTGCACGGCCGGGCTCAAACTGCTGGGCTTCACCGAACATTCCCCGCGTCCGCTGGGCTTCGACTATACCAACGAATACCGCGAACAGCTGAGCCGCTTCATGCCCACCTATGCCCGCGAGGTCTGCGAGCTGCGCGACAACGCCGCCCCCGATGCCTGCCAGGTGCTGTTCGGCATGGAGATGGACTGGCTGGAAGGGCAGGCGGACTTTGCCCGCCAGGCCTGCACCGCCTATGATTTCGACTATCTGCTGGGCAGCGTGCACTTCATCGGCCACTGGGGCTTCGACGACCGGGCCTCGGACTGGGACATCCTTTCGCAGGAAGAATGCGAACGGAACTATGTGCGCTACTTCCAGAGCTGGCGCGAGATGATCGCCTCGGGCATGTTCCAGATCGCCGCCCACCCCGACCTCATCAAGATCTTCTCCGTGGACCGCTTCCACATCTGGCTCAACAAGCCCGGCAGCCTCGACATCATCCGCACGGCCCTCACCGAGCTGCGCGACGCGGGCATGGCCATGGAGATCTCGTCCGCCGGGCTGCGCAAGCCCTGCCGCGAGATCTATCCCTGCGCGCCCATCATGCAGCTGGCCGCCGAGCTCCGCGTGCCCGTGACCTTCGCCTCCGACGCCCACATCACCACCGACGTGGCCTTTGCCTTCCCCCGCCTGGAAAGCTACGCCCGCGCTTTCGGCTTCACCCGGAGCGTCTGGTACAGGCAGGGCCGGCAGCACGTGCTGCCGCTGTAG
- the gltA gene encoding NADPH-dependent glutamate synthase, which yields METKPKKTIAPRVDMPCQPADVRAHNFDEVATGYTKEMAMQEASRCLQCKKPLCMKGCPVEVPIRDFIAEVARGNFDAAYRIIKTTNSLPAVCGRVCPQEHQCEGKCILNAKGQPVAIGRLERFVADSYIATSACEQVTGTNSCAMPVKGKKVACIGSGPSSLTCAGVCAANGLKVDVFEALHEPGGVLIYGIPSFRLPKNVVATEVDGLRRSGVDFHLNSVGGRTFTVDELRKEYDAVFIGVGAGLPVFLGVPGENLVGVFSANEYLTRVNLGRAYAFPEQDTPAYLGKHVTVFGAGNVAMDAARTALRMGAESVHIVYRRTKAEMPARREEVEHAEEEGVKFEMLAAPVQFNGDAEMKLTSVTLQKMELGEPDASGRRRPVPVEGATYELATDLAIVALGTRSNPILLEATEGLEKTERGYIKVDEATGETSLPNVFAGGDIVTGAATVILAMGAGRRAGQEICRRLLG from the coding sequence ACCGGCTACACCAAAGAGATGGCCATGCAGGAAGCCTCCCGCTGCCTGCAGTGCAAAAAGCCCCTCTGCATGAAGGGCTGCCCCGTGGAAGTGCCCATCCGCGACTTCATCGCCGAAGTGGCCCGCGGCAACTTCGACGCCGCCTACCGCATCATCAAGACCACCAACAGCCTGCCCGCCGTGTGCGGCCGCGTCTGCCCGCAGGAACACCAGTGCGAAGGCAAGTGCATCCTCAACGCCAAGGGCCAGCCCGTCGCCATCGGCCGCCTGGAACGCTTCGTGGCCGACAGCTACATCGCCACCAGCGCCTGTGAGCAGGTGACCGGCACCAATTCCTGTGCCATGCCCGTCAAGGGCAAGAAGGTGGCCTGCATCGGCTCCGGTCCCTCCTCCCTGACCTGTGCGGGCGTCTGCGCCGCCAACGGCCTCAAGGTGGACGTGTTCGAAGCCCTGCACGAACCCGGCGGCGTGCTCATCTACGGCATCCCCTCCTTCCGTCTGCCCAAGAACGTGGTGGCCACCGAAGTGGACGGCCTGCGCCGTTCCGGTGTGGACTTCCACCTCAACAGCGTGGGCGGCCGCACCTTCACCGTGGACGAACTGCGCAAGGAATATGACGCGGTCTTCATCGGCGTGGGCGCCGGTCTGCCTGTCTTCCTGGGCGTGCCCGGCGAGAACCTGGTGGGGGTGTTCTCCGCCAACGAATACCTGACCCGCGTGAACCTGGGCCGCGCCTATGCCTTCCCCGAACAGGACACCCCCGCCTACCTCGGCAAGCATGTGACCGTGTTCGGCGCCGGCAACGTGGCCATGGACGCCGCCCGCACCGCCCTGCGCATGGGCGCGGAAAGCGTGCACATCGTCTACCGCCGCACCAAGGCCGAGATGCCCGCCCGCCGCGAGGAAGTGGAACATGCGGAGGAAGAGGGCGTGAAGTTCGAGATGCTGGCCGCCCCCGTGCAGTTCAACGGGGACGCCGAGATGAAGCTCACGTCCGTGACCCTGCAGAAGATGGAACTGGGCGAGCCCGACGCCTCCGGCCGCCGTCGCCCCGTGCCTGTGGAAGGCGCCACCTACGAACTGGCCACCGACCTGGCCATCGTGGCCCTGGGCACCCGCTCCAACCCCATCCTGCTGGAAGCCACCGAAGGCCTGGAAAAGACCGAACGCGGCTACATCAAGGTGGATGAAGCCACGGGCGAGACCTCGCTGCCCAACGTCTTCGCCGGCGGCGACATCGTCACCGGCGCGGCCACGGTCATCCTGGCCATGGGCGCCGGACGCCGGGCCGGTCAGGAGATCTGCCGCCGCCTGCTCGGCTAG